A single genomic interval of Theropithecus gelada isolate Dixy chromosome 16, Tgel_1.0, whole genome shotgun sequence harbors:
- the SLC35G6 gene encoding solute carrier family 35 member G6, giving the protein MAGSHPYFNLPEFTQPSPPSTPPSLPSHQRCQPSDATKGLLVALLGGGLPAGFVGPLSRMAYQTSNLPSLELLVCRCLFHLPIALLLKLRGDPLLGPPDIRGRACLHALLNVLSIGCAYSAVQVVPAGNAATVRKGSSTVCSALLALCLESQGLSGYDWCGLLGSILGLIIIVGPGLGTLQEGTTGLYTALGYVLAFLGGLTLSLGLLVYRSLHFPSCLPTVAFLFGLVGLLGSVPGLFVLQTPVLPSDLLSWSCVGAVGILALVSFTCVSYAVTKAHPALVCAVLHSEVVVALILQYYMLYETVAPSDIMGAGVVLGSIAIITARNLSCEREGKVEE; this is encoded by the exons ATG GCTGGCAGTCACCCCTACTTCAACCTGCCCGAGTTCACGCAGCCATCGCCGCCCTCCACTCCACCCAGCCTCCCCTCGCACCAGCGCTGCCAGCCCTCTGATGCCACCAAGGGTCTGCTGGTGGCCCTGTTGGGTGGGGGCCTGCCTGCTGGCTTCGTGGGCCCCCTTTCTCGTATGGCTTACCAGACTTCCAACCTGCCCTCGCTGGAGCTGCTCGTCTGTCGGTGTCTCTTTCACCTCCCTATTGCCCTGCTACTTAAACTGCGTGGCGACCCACTTCTGGGACCTCCTGACATCCGAGGCCGGGCCTGCCTCCATGCCCTGCTCAATGTCCTCAGCATTGGATGTGCCTACAGTGCGGTTCAGGTGGTGCCCGCTGGCAACGCTGCCACTGTTCGCAAAGGTTCTTCCACCGTCTGCTCCGCCCTCCTCGCCCTCTGCCTTGAGAGCCAGGGTCTCAGTGGCTACGACTGGTGTGGACTGTTGGGCAGCATCCTAGGACTAATCATCATTGTGGGACCTGGACTAGGGACACTGCAGGAGGGGACCACGGGTCTCTACACTGCCCTGGGTTATGTGCTGGCTTTCCTGGGAGGCCTGACGCTGTCCCTGGGGCTTCTGGTCTATCGTTCTCTGCActttccctcctgcctcccaacaGTGGCCTTCCTATTTGGCTTGGTGGGGCTGCTGGGCTCTGTGCCAGGCCTCTTCGTGCTGCAGACCCCCGTGCTGCCCAGTGACCTTCTGAGCTGGAGTTGTGTGGGGGCAGTGGGGATCCTCGCCTTGGTCTCCTTCACATGTGTGAGCTATGCGGTCACCAAGGCCCACCCTGCCCTGGTGTGCGCTGTCCTGCATTCTGAGGTGGTGGTGGCCCTTATACTGCAGTATTATATGCTCTATGAGACTGTGGCACCTTCTGACATCATGGGGGCAGGGGTTGTGCTGGGCAGCATTGCCATCATCACAGCCCGGAACCTCAGCtgtgagagggaagggaaggtggaGGAGTGA